The following are from one region of the Methanobacterium veterum genome:
- a CDS encoding GtrA family protein: MTDIEDTIIDKLLKNQTDQTHIQFFRYMFVGGAAFLVQFASFMIFINVNINYLIATPLAFILGLIANYALSINWVFNKHALDNMWSEFVIFAVIGVIGMVITEILTWFFVDFVGFYQIFYNVHLYNSSHNIGFYVANVVTAALVLFWNFFARKLTLFK; this comes from the coding sequence ATGACAGATATAGAAGATACTATTATAGACAAATTACTAAAAAATCAAACAGATCAAACACATATCCAGTTCTTCCGTTACATGTTCGTTGGGGGAGCTGCATTTTTAGTGCAATTTGCATCATTTATGATATTTATAAACGTCAATATCAATTATCTTATTGCTACGCCACTGGCATTTATTTTAGGATTAATAGCTAACTATGCTTTAAGTATTAACTGGGTCTTTAACAAACATGCACTTGACAATATGTGGTCAGAATTTGTGATTTTTGCAGTTATTGGCGTTATAGGAATGGTAATAACTGAAATACTTACATGGTTCTTTGTAGATTTCGTTGGTTTCTATCAAATTTTTTACAACGTTCATCTATACAATTCAAGTCATAATATAGGCTTTTATGTGGCAAATGTTGTTACCGCTGCCTTAGTATTATTCTGGAACTTTTTTGCAAGGAAATTAACATTATTTAAATAA
- a CDS encoding DUF2142 domain-containing protein — MNKFRDINPQTAFLIIGLIYGLGFLLATPAFQVPDEYEHFYRSLYVSEGHIVPEKLGNLSGVYVPESVKFTSDTVNQEWYTFLQDRDNKTNLAPLLHLPFNSKNMVFEDISRIAVITYSPVPYLVSAFAIDLGKLFNLAPLVLMYIGRLANLLVWIFLTYLAIKITPVHKWVFFMLALLPMTIFEAASLSADSFLLGISFLIIAIFFKYAFDDNKKRIGFKEIYILGILLLLVGLAKSNYILLLFLIFLIPAQKFGNRKNRILVTGSLFLVVIAVVGIWNLIVNGLYAPIIPQVSISGQIAYLLGDPFRFPYLLINTFISRGLSYQFLFVGNFWLDIPLPTWWLGFYLITIIPVALLDKSRINITRNQKLISAATFILNAIIACALVYITWTPVGQNVIDGIQGRYFIPIFPLLFLLLYKVKDFENYYKKIDSNKLVIKDKDIVKIIRENLNLILIAYIIIFLSITLLIFIFSYYI, encoded by the coding sequence ATGAACAAGTTCAGAGATATCAACCCTCAAACCGCTTTTCTTATTATAGGGCTAATTTATGGATTAGGTTTCCTTCTTGCAACTCCTGCTTTTCAGGTTCCTGATGAATACGAACACTTTTACAGGTCATTATATGTAAGCGAAGGACATATAGTGCCTGAAAAATTAGGTAACCTGTCAGGAGTTTACGTTCCTGAAAGTGTGAAGTTTACATCAGATACAGTTAATCAAGAATGGTATACATTCCTTCAGGACAGAGACAATAAGACAAATCTAGCTCCTCTTTTACATTTGCCATTTAACAGCAAGAATATGGTTTTTGAAGACATTTCAAGAATTGCAGTAATCACTTATTCCCCTGTCCCGTATTTAGTATCTGCATTTGCTATAGATCTTGGTAAATTGTTTAATTTAGCTCCGTTAGTACTTATGTACATTGGAAGATTAGCAAACCTGCTGGTATGGATTTTTCTCACATATCTAGCAATCAAAATAACTCCTGTCCATAAGTGGGTTTTCTTTATGTTAGCATTGCTTCCAATGACAATTTTTGAGGCAGCTTCACTTTCTGCAGACAGTTTTTTACTGGGAATATCCTTTTTAATCATTGCAATTTTCTTCAAATATGCATTTGATGATAATAAAAAGAGAATAGGCTTTAAAGAAATTTATATTTTAGGTATACTTCTCCTGCTAGTAGGACTTGCAAAAAGTAATTATATTCTACTGTTATTTTTAATATTTCTTATTCCTGCACAAAAATTTGGGAACAGGAAAAACAGGATTTTAGTAACAGGATCTTTATTTTTAGTCGTGATCGCAGTTGTAGGTATCTGGAATCTTATTGTTAACGGGCTTTATGCTCCCATTATACCACAAGTATCTATTTCAGGCCAAATCGCCTACCTTCTAGGAGATCCTTTCAGGTTCCCATACTTACTAATAAACACATTTATTAGCCGCGGCTTATCCTATCAATTTTTATTTGTAGGTAATTTCTGGCTGGATATCCCATTACCTACATGGTGGTTAGGTTTTTATTTAATTACAATAATTCCTGTAGCTTTACTTGATAAAAGCAGGATAAATATAACCCGGAATCAAAAATTAATTTCAGCAGCGACTTTCATCCTTAACGCCATTATCGCCTGTGCCCTTGTGTACATTACATGGACCCCTGTTGGACAGAATGTTATAGATGGAATTCAAGGAAGATATTTCATTCCTATATTCCCGCTTCTCTTCCTGTTGTTATACAAAGTAAAAGATTTCGAAAATTATTATAAAAAAATAGACAGCAATAAACTGGTTATTAAAGATAAAGATATTGTTAAAATTATTCGCGAGAACTTAAATTTAATATTAATTGCATATATTATTATTTTCCTGTCAATTACACTTTTAATATTTATATTTAGTTATTACATCTAA